Proteins from one Athalia rosae chromosome 8, iyAthRosa1.1, whole genome shotgun sequence genomic window:
- the LOC125502033 gene encoding uncharacterized protein LOC125502033 isoform X2 — protein MREVILCLPPDGTELRRKWIDAARGLKTLSTSSFVCSNHFLPKDYANWTQYGRKKILKKMQHPAFLILYPPMLMTRFSIKSTMQ, from the exons ATGCGTGAGGTGATATTGTG CCTTCCACCCGACGGTACTGAATTGAGACGAAAATGGATCGATGCAGCACGTGGGTTGAAAACATTATCCACAAGTTCATTTGTGTGTAGCAATCATTTTTTGCCGAAAGATTATGCTAATTGGACTCAGTATggtcgtaaaaaaatattaaaaaagatGCAGCACCCAGCATTTTTGATCCTGTACCCCCCAATGCTTATGACAAG ATTCTCGATAAAATCGACAATGCAGTAG
- the LOC125502033 gene encoding uncharacterized protein LOC125502033 isoform X1 yields MVKNCRIKSCKVVWSPNQNTSFFALPPDGTELRRKWIDAARGLKTLSTSSFVCSNHFLPKDYANWTQYGRKKILKKMQHPAFLILYPPMLMTRFSIKSTMQ; encoded by the exons ATGGTTAAGAACTGTCGCATAAAATCGTGCAAAGTGGTTTGGTCCCCcaatcaaaatacatcattCTTTGc CCTTCCACCCGACGGTACTGAATTGAGACGAAAATGGATCGATGCAGCACGTGGGTTGAAAACATTATCCACAAGTTCATTTGTGTGTAGCAATCATTTTTTGCCGAAAGATTATGCTAATTGGACTCAGTATggtcgtaaaaaaatattaaaaaagatGCAGCACCCAGCATTTTTGATCCTGTACCCCCCAATGCTTATGACAAG ATTCTCGATAAAATCGACAATGCAGTAG
- the LOC125502025 gene encoding uncharacterized protein LOC125502025 isoform X2, whose translation MSDTEKETVEDLQKQLADMQAEMERLRAKNVATQNQQQIVDPPANNGFPPGNRRDF comes from the exons atgtccgacactgaaaaagaaacggtcGAAGATCTCCAGAAGCAGCTCGCGGACATGCAAGCAGAGATGGAACGGTTGAGAGCGAAAAACGTGGCTACACAGAACCAGCAACAGATAGTTGATCCGCCAGCTAACAACGGATTTCCGCCAG GCAATCGACGAGATTTCTGA